In a single window of the Acyrthosiphon pisum isolate AL4f chromosome X, pea_aphid_22Mar2018_4r6ur, whole genome shotgun sequence genome:
- the LOC100167402 gene encoding peroxidase-like yields the protein MGIVLNFVRLFICTVAFVPLCCRGLLIDPCLSNDRQILDLCEQALEINSTNWYKNLRIPEVNEEIVDVIDEHEKYYRSEDVLSEISRFSAGSPNHGQLIDSQATKVSVSSSRNAEVIFDVTRNLKNTYCKKHGLSDIQCVKDLSKVKITRTSLSDLCLPEYYNETMCIWKNLDYPSIDGSCNNLKRSSLGKATMPYKRLLFPAYADGIYNMSEELPNPRSLSINLVNDEDSIDQAKTMMMAYWTIFIGHDLSQTVASSMGNNNAPVKCCYNESSIQFIMNKTVKSCKPISIPKDDKGFPQEPCMNYVRSQSAMRPDCSFGPREQMNQVTHYLDASMIYGSSEEQMLSLRTMVGGELSSYKMNITNMSYMPLETNETKACQHGNGTCFRAGDIRANALPQLTLLHTLWMRQHNRIAQELSVFNPQWTDEQIFLETKKVVTGFIQHITYNEWLPALLGVNYTKENGLGLSENTYDDTADPTVSNSFATAILPFANSMISENISLYSEDRVFNGSLSLKEHYNRPVDILTNYTDELVRGLITQNTQNIDMLFTKTVGL from the exons ATGGGTATTGTACTGAATTTTGTACGGCTGTTCATTTGTACGGTGGCATTCGTACCGTTGTGCTGTAGAGGATTATTAATAGATCCTTGTTTGTCTAACGATCGTCAAATTCTTGATTTGTGCGAacaag cacTGGAGATAAACTCAACAAACTGGTACAAAAATCTCAGGATCCCTGAAGTAAACGAAGAAATTGTAGACGTTATCGATgaacatgaaaaatattatcgttCGGAGGATGTACTATCGGAGATCAGTCGTTTTTCTGCTGGAAGCCCAAATCATGGACAGCTGATTGATTCTCAGGCAACCAAAGTCAGTGTTTCAAGTTCTCGAAATGCTGAAGTTATTTTTGATGTTACACGCAATCTAAAGAATACCTATTGTAaaaa ACACGGGTTAAGTGATATACAATGTGTCAAAGACTTATCGAAGGTGAAAATAACAAGGACAAGTTTGAGTGACTTGTGTTTGCCCGAGTATTACAACGAAACTATGTGCATCTGGAAGAACTTAGATTATCCTAGTATTGACGGTTCTTGTAACAACTTGAAACGTTCCTCATTGGGAAAGGCAACCATGCCATATAAACGTTTGCTGTTTCCAGCCTACGCCGATG GTATTTACAATATGTCAGAAGAACTACCCAATCCTAGATCATTGAGCATAAACCTTGTCAACGATGAGGACTCTATTGACCAAGCAAAAACGATGATGATGGCGTACTGGACGATTTTCATAGGCCATGATCTATCGCAGACTGTAGCTTCTAGCATGG ggAATAATAACGCACCTGTGAAATGTTGTTATAATGAAAGCAGTATTCAATTTATCATGAATAAAACCGTAAAGTCCTGTAAGCCCATATCGATACCAAAAGACGACAAAGGTTTTCCACAGGAACCGTGCATGAACTACGTGCGTTCGCAGTCAGCGATGCGTCCCGATTGTTCATTTGGACCCAGGGAACAA ATGAACCAAGTTACCCATTATTTAGACGCGTCGATGATATACGGTTCGTCAGAAGAACAGATGTTGTCGTTGAGGACAATGGTAGGCGGCGAACTGTCGTCTTACAAAATGAATATCACCAACATGTCGTATATGCCGCTGGAAACCAACGAAACAAAAGCGTGCCAGCACGGTAATGGTACGTGCTTCAGGGCTGGAGACATCCGGGCAAACGCGCTTCCCCAACTGACTCTCCTTCACACACTGTGGATGAGGCAACACAACAGGATAGCCCAAGAACTAAGTGTCTTCAACCCGCAGTGGACCGACGAACAAATTTTCCTTGAGACCAAGAAGGTCGTGACCGGATTCATACAACACATCACGTACAACGAGTGGCTGCCGGCGCTTCTTGGCGTAAACTATACCAAGGAAAATGGTCTTGGACTGTCAGAGAACACGTACGACGATACCGCCGACCCGACTGTCAGCAACAGCTTCGCGACCGCAATACTGCCGTTCGCCAATTCCATGATCAGCGAAAATATCAG TTTATACTCAGAAGACCGCGTTTTCAACGGAAGCCTTTCACTAAAAGAACATTACAACCGACCAGTTGATATACTGACGAACTATACGGATGAACTTGTTAGAGGACTAATCACGCAGAATACACAAAACATCGATATGCTGTTTACAAAAACGGTGGGTTTATGA